From Nematostella vectensis chromosome 14, jaNemVect1.1, whole genome shotgun sequence, a single genomic window includes:
- the LOC5510315 gene encoding uncharacterized protein LOC5510315 isoform X4 gives MHRMVASKHQDNSSSLFCTANLVLESLPFAALYINSPVEIKPEALVKITQVQDRFPHDNLCITEGESNQRYRYHAHRRRSAPSASIKSSISVKPLSSTVKPNSPTEAPAKIKSISEPGPPEGLQSFDVPILTRHFVQEGSAQLSVGISSQDRHLFLFSDLLIIAKPKTPATYKLKQRLRLTELWLGSCIDEVCDTIKSRDKSFVLGWPTTNCVLSFNTIEERDAWYIALAKNITIQKDIEEPRTLSLKVYNREMESPDSFGFSKSFTVTNTDDACTVLRYAIDQFQIQTEDPTEYQLWVLSGREEGACPLIGHEFPFAIKMSHIREGSSSDEEGCAFDYDQHLPAMDPVSPQTQCQFILKRRRKAVKITSTLVLSQMNTKNRQVVTPVITRKAQSEIILEVQPPSKKWKNPIKKSPIINWAMHKKTSGAKPHSNDIQPVSPGRLFGLPLQDLCTDEEPVPKPIEELMRHMFRYGPGVTGIFRKSANARRAKEVKQELDSGKEVLFEEVSVIVTASVLKEFLRRLPDCILDSEYYDDLVATNNIENDAERAQQIKLILENLSVYSIEILKRFLCVLYHIADNADVNNMTAYNLAVCVAPSMLWAPKGSSVAATEQSSAVPPVVQFMIEHFVDIFGENVLNVLGDRSEIVMNQESLDVENGVEGRIFHSQSSTDEGLDSPEPLSPKGERSSLHLSDSNLYDGDSRNRNLLSAGFPDRNSISSPNSASGSPNSSPVLRRHDMDMNQLRAAFYEPQSNIGRRCSEPVGSGPESIKMRIKGSRKFPKMRRQLSSTTTSAELIEHKQSKTTPSGRKLETAILRRAHSPQTVQALPVTENVTAYPRLNPTPTYLASVNRVPEFKHAAVKTQGSTSSEPDVTSPGSPVQRSPSPTPDQVFQAVDRRRQPAAPSYHQHMLRKVGNKPQFFQGGGEGNGNAPSGKEVEEDSEERDPWQQRAVDRCDRSVSVPSTSAFRRPDKLDLSQSEPTTPVKSTSPFPLNSPDQNWPDHRDDTSTSSGGSTSRRLEHSPFGLNLHHRRTTSEGGKRVQRTTGTGSQLRSTLNNKQCLYNGGGSPHFPPSEFFPQEATRAKPPWGNDTETSFNVRNTTTTYISRMGTSDRAVELRRGSQTSSSSSVSSMDDRSSVGADSVSENKTDVTQIRDLKDLLSEQAQANGLKISAETAEEIAKVKEIWIPKDVPSTDYTSPSHDDIEKMMFTEESYV, from the exons GTCAAGATAACTCAAGTACAGGACCGCTTTCCACACGACAATCTTTGTATTACCGAAGGCGAGTCAAACCAG AGATACCGTTATCATGCGCACCGTAGACGATCCGCTCCTTCTGCGTCCATCAAATCCTCGATTTCCGTCAAGCCATTATCATCTACTGTCAAACC GAATAGCCCAACTGAAGCCCCAGctaaaatcaaaagcatatcTGAGCCAGGCCCCCCTGAAGGATTACAATCTTTTGATGTACCAATTTTAACTAGACACTTCGTTCAGGAGGGGTCTGCACAATTGTCTGTG GGGATCTCCAGCCAGGATCGTCACCTGTTTTTGTTTAGTGATCTTCTCATTATCGCCAAACCAAA GACCCCAGCGACTTACAAACTGAAGCAGCGCCTACGCCTGACAGAGTTATGGCTCGGGAGTTGTATCGACGAAGTGTGTGACACTATCAAGTCACGTGACAAGTCTTTTGTTCTCGGTTGGCCAACTACAAACTGCGTACTATCGTTCAA TACCATCGAGGAGAGAGATGCATGGTACATCGCCTTAGCAAA AAATATCACGATACAGAAGGATATAGAAGAGCCGCGAACGCTGTCCCTCAAAGTCTACAACCGAGAGATGGAGTCACCAGATTCGTTCGGTTTC TCCAAGTCGTTCACTGTCACTAACACAGATGACGCTTGCACAGTGCTCCGTTACGCTATAGATCAGTTCCAAATCCAG aCGGAAGACCCGACTGAGTATCAACTATGGGTGCTTTCAGGGAGAGAGGAGGGTGCATGCCCACTTATTG GGCACGAGTTTCCGTTCGCCATAAAGATGAGCCATATTCGCGAGGGCTCCAGTTCGGACGAGGAAGGGTGCGCGTTCGACTACGACCAGCATCTCCCCGCCATGGACCCTGTGTCGCCACAGACGCAGTGCCAGTTTATACTAAAGCGAAGGAGGAAAGCTGTAAAGATTACATCAACACTCG TCTTGAGCCAGATGAACACGAAGAACCGCCAAGTAGTAACTCCCGTAATCACTCGCAAGGCACAAAGTGAGATAATCCTAG AGGTGCAGCCACCGAGCAAGAAATGGAAGAACCCAATCAAGAAGTCTCCTATCATCAACTGGGCGATGCACAAGAAGACTTCAGGTGCCAAGCCTCACAGTAACGACATCCAACCCGTCTCACCGGGAAG GTTATTCGGTCTACCGTTACAAGATTTGTGCACAGACGAGGAGCCAGTGCCCAAGCCAATCGAGGAGCTGATGCGACACATGTTTCGTTACGGCCCTGGCGTGACAGGAATTTTCCGTAAATCAGCGAACGCACGACGCGCCAAGGAGGTCAAACAGGAATTGGACTCGG ggaaggaagttttatttgaagaaGTATCGGTCATTGTGACTGCATCTGTTTTAAAG GAGTTTCTCCGACGGTTGCCTGACTGTATATTGGATAGCGAATATTACGACGATCTTGTCGCGACGAATAACATCGAGAACGACGCCGAGAGAGCGCAACAAATCAAACT AATTCTAGAAAATCTCAGCGTGTACAGCATCGAGATCTTGAAACGCTTCCTTTGCGTGCTCTACCACATTGCCGACAACGCGGACGTCAACAACATGACGGCTTATAACTTGGCAGTATGTGTCGCTCCCAGTATGCTTTGGGCGCCCAAGGGGTCCAGCGTTGCTGCAACTGAGCAGTCGTCCGCTGTGCCCCCTGTAGTACAATTCATGATTGAACACTTCGTGGATATCTTTGGCGAGAATGTTCTTAACGTGTTGGGAGATCGTAGTGAAATTGTCATGAATCAGGAGTCTTTAGACGTCGAGAATGGCGTCGAAGGAAGGATTTTTCACAGTCAGTCTTCTACTGATGAAGGGTTGGACTCACCAGAGCCTCTGAGCCCTAAAGGGGAGAGGTCTTCTCTTCATTTGAGCGACTCAAACTTGTACGATGGAGACTCAAGGAATAGGAATCTGTTGTCTGCGGGGTTTCCTGAtaggaatagcatcagtagcCCGAATTCCGCTTCCGGCTCGCCTAACTCATCACCAGTCTTACGCAGACACGACATGGACATGAATCAGCTCCGTGCGGCGTTTTACGAACCGCAATCGAATATCGGTCGAAGGTGTTCGGAACCTGTCGGGAGCGGTCCGGAATCAATAAAAATGCGGATTAAGGGGAGTCGGAAGTTTCCGAAAATGCGACGACAGCTTAGTAGTACCACGACGAGCGCGGAGCTTATCGAGCACAAACAATCCAAGACGACACCGAGCGGTAGAAAACTTGAGACTGCGATACTTCGTCGCGCGCACTCTCCGCAAACCGTACAGGCGTTACCTGTGACGGAAAACGTCACAGCATACCCACGCCTGAACCCCACCCCTACCTATCTCGCGTCTGTGAACCGCGTTCCCGAATTCAAACACGCTGCTGTCAAAACCCAGGGAAGCACAAGTAGTGAGCCGGATGTGACGTCACCTGGCTCGCCCGTGCAGCGGTCACCTTCACCTACGCCCGATCAAGTGTTCCAAGCAGTGGATCGAAGGCGGCAGCCCGCGGCTCCCTCGTACCACCAACACATGCTAAGGAAAGTGGGCAATAAGCCGCAGTTTTTCCAGGGGGGTGGCGAGGGGAACGGGAATGCGCCATCTGGTAAGGAAGTCGAAGAGGATTCGGAGGAGCGAGACCCATGGCAACAAAGGGCTGTCGATCGTTGTGATCGCTCGGTAAGTGTTCCGAGCACGAGTGCTTTCCGACGACCCGATAAGCTTGATTTGTCGCAAAGTGAACCCACCACGCCGGTGAAATCTACCTCCCCCTTCCCGCTCAACAGCCCAGATCAGAACTGGCCTGATCATAGAGACGATACTAGCACAAGCTCCGGGGGGTCCACCTCAAGGAGACTTGAACACTCGCCATTCGGACTTAACTTACACCACAGGAGGACCACCAGCGAAGGTGGGAAAAGAGTCCAGCGCACTACGGGGACGGGGTCTCAGCTGAGATCAACGTTGAACAATAAACAGTGTTTGTACAATGGGGGTGGATCGCCGCATTTCCCGCCCTCGGAATTCTTCCCCCAAGAAGCCACTAGGGCTAAACCTCCATGGGGCAATGATACGGAGACATCTTTTAACGTTAGGAACACCACCACGACATACATATCGAGAATGGGGACGAGCGATCGAGCGGTAGAGCTTCGGCGCGGAAGCCAGACCTCTTCCTCATCTTCAGTATCGAGCATGGACGATCGATCGAGCGTCGGAGCCGACTCGGTTTCCGAAAATAAAACCGACGTGACTCAAATTCGCGATCTGAAGGACTTGTTAAGCGAGCAGGCCCAGGCGAACGGGCTTAAGATCAGCGCGGAGACGGCAGAGGAGATCGCCAAGGTGAAAGAGATCTGGATACCGAAGGATGTTCCATCCACGGACTACACATCACCTTCCCATGATGACATAGAGAAAATGATGTTTACCGAAGAGTCGTATGTTTAG
- the LOC5510315 gene encoding uncharacterized protein LOC5510315 isoform X3 — translation MMGKKKKRVIVRLSIRFKRSLRKSRRRWSKRVLRRQRAQCLQHVTDYGRILSSLFDKTSRDHPDYTDLDRVVTKFKSIIYQREDELHAFENEVKITQVQDRFPHDNLCITEGESNQRYRYHAHRRRSAPSASIKSSISVKPLSSTVKPNSPTEAPAKIKSISEPGPPEGLQSFDVPILTRHFVQEGSAQLSVGISSQDRHLFLFSDLLIIAKPKTPATYKLKQRLRLTELWLGSCIDEVCDTIKSRDKSFVLGWPTTNCVLSFNTIEERDAWYIALAKNITIQKDIEEPRTLSLKVYNREMESPDSFGFSKSFTVTNTDDACTVLRYAIDQFQIQTEDPTEYQLWVLSGREEGACPLIGHEFPFAIKMSHIREGSSSDEEGCAFDYDQHLPAMDPVSPQTQCQFILKRRRKAVKITSTLVLSQMNTKNRQVVTPVITRKAQSEIILEVQPPSKKWKNPIKKSPIINWAMHKKTSGAKPHSNDIQPVSPGRLFGLPLQDLCTDEEPVPKPIEELMRHMFRYGPGVTGIFRKSANARRAKEVKQELDSGKEVLFEEVSVIVTASVLKEFLRRLPDCILDSEYYDDLVATNNIENDAERAQQIKLILENLSVYSIEILKRFLCVLYHIADNADVNNMTAYNLAVCVAPSMLWAPKGSSVAATEQSSAVPPVVQFMIEHFVDIFGENVLNVLGDRSEIVMNQESLDVENGVEGRIFHSQSSTDEGLDSPEPLSPKGERSSLHLSDSNLYDGDSRNRNLLSAGFPDRNSISSPNSASGSPNSSPVLRRHDMDMNQLRAAFYEPQSNIGRRCSEPVGSGPESIKMRIKGSRKFPKMRRQLSSTTTSAELIEHKQSKTTPSGRKLETAILRRAHSPQTVQALPVTENVTAYPRLNPTPTYLASVNRVPEFKHAAVKTQGSTSSEPDVTSPGSPVQRSPSPTPDQVFQAVDRRRQPAAPSYHQHMLRKVGNKPQFFQGGGEGNGNAPSGKEVEEDSEERDPWQQRAVDRCDRSVSVPSTSAFRRPDKLDLSQSEPTTPVKSTSPFPLNSPDQNWPDHRDDTSTSSGGSTSRRLEHSPFGLNLHHRRTTSEGGKRVQRTTGTGSQLRSTLNNKQCLYNGGGSPHFPPSEFFPQEATRAKPPWGNDTETSFNVRNTTTTYISRMGTSDRAVELRRGSQTSSSSSVSSMDDRSSVGADSVSENKTDVTQIRDLKDLLSEQAQANGLKISAETAEEIAKVKEIWIPKDVPSTDYTSPSHDDIEKMMFTEESYV, via the exons GTCAAGATAACTCAAGTACAGGACCGCTTTCCACACGACAATCTTTGTATTACCGAAGGCGAGTCAAACCAG AGATACCGTTATCATGCGCACCGTAGACGATCCGCTCCTTCTGCGTCCATCAAATCCTCGATTTCCGTCAAGCCATTATCATCTACTGTCAAACC GAATAGCCCAACTGAAGCCCCAGctaaaatcaaaagcatatcTGAGCCAGGCCCCCCTGAAGGATTACAATCTTTTGATGTACCAATTTTAACTAGACACTTCGTTCAGGAGGGGTCTGCACAATTGTCTGTG GGGATCTCCAGCCAGGATCGTCACCTGTTTTTGTTTAGTGATCTTCTCATTATCGCCAAACCAAA GACCCCAGCGACTTACAAACTGAAGCAGCGCCTACGCCTGACAGAGTTATGGCTCGGGAGTTGTATCGACGAAGTGTGTGACACTATCAAGTCACGTGACAAGTCTTTTGTTCTCGGTTGGCCAACTACAAACTGCGTACTATCGTTCAA TACCATCGAGGAGAGAGATGCATGGTACATCGCCTTAGCAAA AAATATCACGATACAGAAGGATATAGAAGAGCCGCGAACGCTGTCCCTCAAAGTCTACAACCGAGAGATGGAGTCACCAGATTCGTTCGGTTTC TCCAAGTCGTTCACTGTCACTAACACAGATGACGCTTGCACAGTGCTCCGTTACGCTATAGATCAGTTCCAAATCCAG aCGGAAGACCCGACTGAGTATCAACTATGGGTGCTTTCAGGGAGAGAGGAGGGTGCATGCCCACTTATTG GGCACGAGTTTCCGTTCGCCATAAAGATGAGCCATATTCGCGAGGGCTCCAGTTCGGACGAGGAAGGGTGCGCGTTCGACTACGACCAGCATCTCCCCGCCATGGACCCTGTGTCGCCACAGACGCAGTGCCAGTTTATACTAAAGCGAAGGAGGAAAGCTGTAAAGATTACATCAACACTCG TCTTGAGCCAGATGAACACGAAGAACCGCCAAGTAGTAACTCCCGTAATCACTCGCAAGGCACAAAGTGAGATAATCCTAG AGGTGCAGCCACCGAGCAAGAAATGGAAGAACCCAATCAAGAAGTCTCCTATCATCAACTGGGCGATGCACAAGAAGACTTCAGGTGCCAAGCCTCACAGTAACGACATCCAACCCGTCTCACCGGGAAG GTTATTCGGTCTACCGTTACAAGATTTGTGCACAGACGAGGAGCCAGTGCCCAAGCCAATCGAGGAGCTGATGCGACACATGTTTCGTTACGGCCCTGGCGTGACAGGAATTTTCCGTAAATCAGCGAACGCACGACGCGCCAAGGAGGTCAAACAGGAATTGGACTCGG ggaaggaagttttatttgaagaaGTATCGGTCATTGTGACTGCATCTGTTTTAAAG GAGTTTCTCCGACGGTTGCCTGACTGTATATTGGATAGCGAATATTACGACGATCTTGTCGCGACGAATAACATCGAGAACGACGCCGAGAGAGCGCAACAAATCAAACT AATTCTAGAAAATCTCAGCGTGTACAGCATCGAGATCTTGAAACGCTTCCTTTGCGTGCTCTACCACATTGCCGACAACGCGGACGTCAACAACATGACGGCTTATAACTTGGCAGTATGTGTCGCTCCCAGTATGCTTTGGGCGCCCAAGGGGTCCAGCGTTGCTGCAACTGAGCAGTCGTCCGCTGTGCCCCCTGTAGTACAATTCATGATTGAACACTTCGTGGATATCTTTGGCGAGAATGTTCTTAACGTGTTGGGAGATCGTAGTGAAATTGTCATGAATCAGGAGTCTTTAGACGTCGAGAATGGCGTCGAAGGAAGGATTTTTCACAGTCAGTCTTCTACTGATGAAGGGTTGGACTCACCAGAGCCTCTGAGCCCTAAAGGGGAGAGGTCTTCTCTTCATTTGAGCGACTCAAACTTGTACGATGGAGACTCAAGGAATAGGAATCTGTTGTCTGCGGGGTTTCCTGAtaggaatagcatcagtagcCCGAATTCCGCTTCCGGCTCGCCTAACTCATCACCAGTCTTACGCAGACACGACATGGACATGAATCAGCTCCGTGCGGCGTTTTACGAACCGCAATCGAATATCGGTCGAAGGTGTTCGGAACCTGTCGGGAGCGGTCCGGAATCAATAAAAATGCGGATTAAGGGGAGTCGGAAGTTTCCGAAAATGCGACGACAGCTTAGTAGTACCACGACGAGCGCGGAGCTTATCGAGCACAAACAATCCAAGACGACACCGAGCGGTAGAAAACTTGAGACTGCGATACTTCGTCGCGCGCACTCTCCGCAAACCGTACAGGCGTTACCTGTGACGGAAAACGTCACAGCATACCCACGCCTGAACCCCACCCCTACCTATCTCGCGTCTGTGAACCGCGTTCCCGAATTCAAACACGCTGCTGTCAAAACCCAGGGAAGCACAAGTAGTGAGCCGGATGTGACGTCACCTGGCTCGCCCGTGCAGCGGTCACCTTCACCTACGCCCGATCAAGTGTTCCAAGCAGTGGATCGAAGGCGGCAGCCCGCGGCTCCCTCGTACCACCAACACATGCTAAGGAAAGTGGGCAATAAGCCGCAGTTTTTCCAGGGGGGTGGCGAGGGGAACGGGAATGCGCCATCTGGTAAGGAAGTCGAAGAGGATTCGGAGGAGCGAGACCCATGGCAACAAAGGGCTGTCGATCGTTGTGATCGCTCGGTAAGTGTTCCGAGCACGAGTGCTTTCCGACGACCCGATAAGCTTGATTTGTCGCAAAGTGAACCCACCACGCCGGTGAAATCTACCTCCCCCTTCCCGCTCAACAGCCCAGATCAGAACTGGCCTGATCATAGAGACGATACTAGCACAAGCTCCGGGGGGTCCACCTCAAGGAGACTTGAACACTCGCCATTCGGACTTAACTTACACCACAGGAGGACCACCAGCGAAGGTGGGAAAAGAGTCCAGCGCACTACGGGGACGGGGTCTCAGCTGAGATCAACGTTGAACAATAAACAGTGTTTGTACAATGGGGGTGGATCGCCGCATTTCCCGCCCTCGGAATTCTTCCCCCAAGAAGCCACTAGGGCTAAACCTCCATGGGGCAATGATACGGAGACATCTTTTAACGTTAGGAACACCACCACGACATACATATCGAGAATGGGGACGAGCGATCGAGCGGTAGAGCTTCGGCGCGGAAGCCAGACCTCTTCCTCATCTTCAGTATCGAGCATGGACGATCGATCGAGCGTCGGAGCCGACTCGGTTTCCGAAAATAAAACCGACGTGACTCAAATTCGCGATCTGAAGGACTTGTTAAGCGAGCAGGCCCAGGCGAACGGGCTTAAGATCAGCGCGGAGACGGCAGAGGAGATCGCCAAGGTGAAAGAGATCTGGATACCGAAGGATGTTCCATCCACGGACTACACATCACCTTCCCATGATGACATAGAGAAAATGATGTTTACCGAAGAGTCGTATGTTTAG